From the Chthoniobacterales bacterium genome, one window contains:
- a CDS encoding RHS repeat-associated core domain-containing protein: protein MRIRLLFIAILALSSLAGSAGLQAQNVPLPADNPTGNTGALKAQIETAGSHDAHSGNGSRIVNDLRVPDALGVYGLEFTRYWNSGHNDADDAHAEWPQDFGMSGWSHSWHWHAAYVESSEGADQEEEIFYTSIIITFPDNHTTKYQITRSNRPHGYPPNVIPPDPRCGQPYSPGEINGGWPHGGVGVHDHICHMAVNGSEFWLCRADGGSVHFVLTTFGYQATEVFDPHGFRTDLIYNQTTGNLERVEQEGGRSLLLTWGLYRGDGTVITSVDSGRGTIPDGKSVTYRYGRLNDTYLVLGVVGYPDDQSPGHGCSAVYHYGLDFNPTSTIPSDYPLLKRADDPHYTGPMTTIRYNYRGWACPPQVHHWGEAYNPNYAPAQQYGVSEELSDAGHLVSSLIIECPTGLREESNGIGGRRKFYFGTVANTSEPGGWYGCKGYQLGALTDFTNASAIPGGPPCPPGMSCHRQNYYFGDPYHIWDGRNNQTQETVYDGDDSGEAGEIKYADNSTSTYDRINVIGDPAFHPTRMFNYYNHWLYTKTDENGNVTRYTRDARRRINRIDYQDESYETFQYDNGNPDGLNQITSHRLPSGAIETYRYDANHRLSQQFNDVDGENALIEYTYDEVGRVKTVRDGRARANSKDFSTRMTYNGRHQILSVEYAGMLNASDNPKVQYAYDRYGNCITIIDELGHRKEFTYDSYRRCTKMVESLNAPSWNGSETIADRTWEWIYDRYIDRVDGYGNPVLDAFFPDNHTSKEWRVQIEPAFNAFGHRRLSAQKFNCNNQIIEAASGLYQDSDGWHGGPDTEVHHYTYDANGQKDSYTDPRGRLTRYTYDERNRLKETIEPKRRDQTANPITKTEYDHAGNKTIVTFPDQRTQQWSYYNAFGQPRLFTDERGKSTNLEYWPWGPMKKLAVVTTHRTPVNNPTENQVTRFYYDYMGRPQSTYFPDNSYEAFDYEFGQLHTFVTRKGQVKHIHYDPRGREDFHTWDDGAAPGITRIWDPANRLTSISNAFSGIVFGYDDASQVKSEQDNVTGANGPAQINYLRYPSGEVAHLQYPNGTMIRHDYTARGQLELVQDSSTQQPVHYYYWPDGKVDHQDYANGTTSVFGYDPRGFITSVRHMRSASNQTLSYRDYWRDDRDRITAWKKGSDQTLNPMENGRGDRYDYDEAGELKTASYQAANPQGAATTPERLDMFVYDELGNRLGDQNHVASRGWMNFTHKDNGLNQYSGWWPYCFINYDDDIGGEWGAPHRANGVIMQDGWITGGFNALNQPMKILSHAYNGTGKWMWFGFNPLGRCVKRWVSPSAEDTSGATFFYYDGWNLIQEGPNATMADRLYIHGARVDEIVKSINYVTGQSAYHHYDARGHATLLTDSGGGILEQYDYDAFGFPYFFDRQGQPLTFYDTPSGSTRGRSPYGNRFLFTGREWLTDLKLYDYRNRLYQPELGRFLQPDPKQFEAGDYNLYRYCYNDPINKSDAFGLFESPVWLQALVPGQTEWDAAVTSYENGNYGMAGLHTLTMLAEQYLYVNTLGTSRVLLSTGRAVTANVSRHALAASIANKGPLKQLFGVGVKGAEQSLARLQAGGALPQGLTREMLITYQKIAQQTIAAGKDAAGTQAARLKVIKEALRNFD from the coding sequence ATGAGAATTCGACTCCTTTTTATTGCGATACTAGCCCTCTCCAGTCTCGCTGGCTCGGCGGGCCTACAAGCCCAAAACGTTCCGTTGCCGGCCGATAATCCGACCGGAAATACAGGGGCGCTCAAAGCCCAAATTGAAACTGCCGGCAGTCATGATGCGCACAGCGGGAACGGTTCACGAATCGTAAATGATCTCCGTGTGCCCGATGCACTGGGAGTTTATGGCCTTGAGTTCACACGTTATTGGAATTCAGGCCACAACGACGCTGACGACGCTCATGCCGAGTGGCCCCAGGATTTCGGTATGTCCGGCTGGTCGCATTCGTGGCATTGGCACGCCGCCTACGTGGAAAGTTCAGAGGGGGCAGACCAGGAAGAAGAAATTTTCTACACGTCCATAATCATCACATTCCCCGACAATCATACTACCAAGTACCAGATCACTCGTTCCAACCGTCCTCACGGATATCCTCCGAACGTGATACCTCCCGATCCACGTTGCGGCCAACCATATTCTCCCGGTGAAATCAATGGCGGATGGCCCCATGGCGGCGTCGGGGTTCATGATCACATCTGCCACATGGCTGTGAATGGCTCGGAATTCTGGCTTTGCCGCGCAGACGGCGGTTCAGTGCATTTCGTCCTTACGACATTTGGATACCAGGCAACTGAAGTCTTCGATCCTCATGGATTTAGAACAGACCTTATCTACAATCAAACCACCGGGAACCTTGAACGCGTGGAGCAAGAGGGGGGCCGGTCTCTTCTTTTAACGTGGGGGCTTTATCGCGGAGACGGGACGGTCATCACTAGCGTCGACTCAGGACGTGGCACCATTCCTGATGGGAAAAGCGTTACTTACCGATATGGCCGCTTGAATGATACATACTTGGTCTTGGGAGTGGTCGGCTACCCGGACGACCAATCGCCTGGTCACGGCTGTTCCGCGGTTTATCACTACGGGTTGGATTTTAATCCGACGAGCACCATTCCATCTGACTATCCGCTGCTGAAGCGCGCGGATGATCCGCACTATACCGGGCCGATGACAACAATCCGCTACAACTATCGAGGTTGGGCCTGTCCTCCCCAAGTCCACCACTGGGGCGAGGCTTATAACCCTAATTACGCTCCTGCGCAGCAGTATGGTGTAAGCGAGGAGCTCAGCGACGCCGGTCATCTGGTTTCCAGTTTGATTATCGAGTGCCCCACGGGTCTACGGGAGGAGTCAAACGGAATTGGTGGCCGCCGCAAGTTTTACTTCGGAACCGTCGCCAACACGTCCGAGCCGGGCGGCTGGTATGGCTGCAAAGGGTACCAATTGGGCGCCCTCACCGACTTCACGAATGCAAGCGCAATCCCCGGGGGTCCGCCATGTCCTCCGGGCATGTCTTGTCATCGGCAGAACTACTATTTCGGCGATCCGTATCACATTTGGGACGGTCGAAACAACCAGACCCAAGAAACCGTCTACGACGGTGATGATAGCGGCGAAGCGGGCGAAATCAAATATGCTGATAATAGCACTTCGACATATGATCGGATCAATGTAATCGGCGATCCAGCCTTTCATCCTACTCGGATGTTCAACTATTATAACCATTGGCTTTACACGAAGACAGACGAAAATGGGAACGTCACTCGATACACGCGCGACGCGCGCCGCCGGATCAACCGAATCGATTATCAGGACGAGAGCTACGAAACCTTTCAGTATGACAACGGAAACCCCGATGGGTTAAACCAAATCACTAGTCACCGTCTCCCCAGTGGCGCGATCGAAACCTACCGATACGACGCCAATCATCGGCTGTCGCAGCAATTCAACGACGTTGATGGCGAGAACGCGCTGATAGAATACACGTACGATGAGGTCGGAAGAGTGAAGACCGTTCGGGATGGTCGGGCGCGCGCGAACTCAAAAGATTTCAGCACGCGGATGACCTATAACGGGAGGCATCAGATTCTTTCGGTCGAATATGCGGGAATGCTCAATGCCTCAGATAATCCTAAGGTCCAATACGCTTACGACCGCTACGGCAATTGTATTACCATCATCGACGAACTCGGGCATCGGAAGGAGTTCACCTACGATTCGTACCGTCGCTGCACAAAGATGGTCGAATCACTTAATGCACCATCTTGGAATGGCAGTGAAACAATCGCCGACCGCACCTGGGAATGGATCTATGATCGTTATATCGATCGAGTTGATGGCTACGGCAATCCCGTTCTTGATGCTTTTTTTCCCGACAACCACACCTCGAAGGAATGGCGCGTGCAGATCGAACCCGCTTTCAACGCCTTCGGCCATCGCCGATTGTCAGCTCAGAAATTTAATTGCAATAACCAGATCATCGAGGCGGCGAGCGGGTTGTATCAGGATTCAGATGGTTGGCACGGAGGACCAGACACAGAAGTTCATCATTATACCTACGACGCAAATGGACAGAAAGACAGCTACACCGACCCGCGCGGCCGGCTGACCAGATACACTTACGACGAGCGGAACCGTCTCAAAGAGACAATCGAACCCAAGCGGCGCGACCAGACCGCTAACCCGATTACAAAAACGGAGTACGACCACGCCGGAAATAAAACAATTGTCACCTTCCCGGACCAGCGAACCCAGCAGTGGAGCTATTACAATGCGTTTGGCCAGCCCAGGCTTTTCACCGACGAGCGCGGTAAGTCGACAAATCTGGAGTATTGGCCTTGGGGACCAATGAAGAAGCTGGCGGTAGTGACGACCCATCGGACCCCGGTCAATAACCCCACCGAAAATCAAGTAACTCGTTTTTACTACGACTACATGGGCCGTCCACAGAGCACGTATTTTCCAGACAACAGTTACGAAGCCTTTGATTACGAGTTTGGTCAGCTGCACACTTTTGTGACACGTAAAGGCCAGGTCAAGCACATCCACTACGATCCGCGAGGTCGCGAGGATTTTCATACCTGGGATGACGGTGCCGCTCCCGGAATTACTCGTATCTGGGACCCCGCCAACCGCCTGACCAGCATTTCAAACGCCTTCTCAGGGATTGTCTTTGGTTACGACGATGCCAGCCAAGTAAAGTCGGAGCAGGACAACGTGACCGGAGCGAATGGACCTGCGCAGATCAATTATTTGCGTTACCCCAGCGGCGAGGTTGCGCATCTGCAATATCCGAACGGGACGATGATCCGCCATGATTACACGGCTCGAGGACAGCTGGAACTCGTGCAGGACAGCTCAACCCAGCAGCCGGTACACTACTATTATTGGCCGGATGGGAAGGTTGATCATCAGGATTATGCCAACGGGACGACATCTGTCTTTGGCTACGATCCGCGAGGATTCATCACGTCCGTCCGGCACATGCGAAGCGCAAGTAACCAGACTCTGTCATATCGCGACTACTGGCGAGATGATCGAGACCGAATCACCGCGTGGAAGAAAGGTTCCGATCAAACGCTCAACCCAATGGAGAACGGTCGCGGGGACCGGTACGATTACGACGAGGCGGGGGAATTGAAGACGGCTTCGTATCAGGCGGCAAACCCACAAGGCGCCGCCACAACGCCCGAGCGTCTCGATATGTTCGTCTACGACGAGCTGGGTAACCGGCTGGGAGACCAAAACCATGTAGCCAGCCGAGGCTGGATGAATTTTACCCATAAGGACAATGGCCTCAACCAGTACAGCGGGTGGTGGCCTTACTGTTTCATCAATTACGATGACGATATTGGAGGCGAATGGGGAGCGCCCCACCGAGCCAACGGCGTGATCATGCAGGATGGGTGGATTACCGGTGGGTTTAACGCGTTGAACCAGCCGATGAAGATCCTGAGTCACGCCTACAATGGCACCGGAAAGTGGATGTGGTTTGGCTTTAATCCGCTGGGTCGGTGCGTGAAGCGCTGGGTCAGTCCATCGGCTGAAGATACCTCGGGAGCGACCTTCTTCTATTACGACGGCTGGAATCTAATCCAGGAAGGGCCGAATGCGACGATGGCAGATCGTCTCTATATCCACGGCGCGCGAGTCGATGAGATTGTCAAAAGCATCAATTACGTGACCGGCCAATCGGCCTATCACCATTACGACGCCCGCGGCCACGCCACTCTATTGACCGATTCCGGCGGGGGCATTTTAGAGCAATACGACTATGACGCTTTCGGATTTCCATACTTTTTCGATAGGCAGGGACAACCCCTGACGTTCTACGACACTCCATCCGGAAGCACCCGGGGCCGTTCCCCGTACGGCAACCGTTTCCTCTTTACCGGACGGGAATGGCTGACCGATCTGAAACTCTACGATTATCGCAATCGCCTGTATCAGCCCGAGCTTGGCCGCTTCCTCCAGCCCGATCCGAAGCAATTCGAAGCCGGCGACTACAACCTCTATCGCTATTGCTACAACGATCCGATCAACAAGAGCGATGCATTCGGATTGTTTGAGAGTCCAGTTTGGTTGCAGGCGCTTGTGCCAGGCCAAACGGAGTGGGATGCAGCGGTTACTAGTTATGAAAACGGAAACTATGGCATGGCAGGACTTCATACTCTGACGATGCTGGCAGAACAATATCTCTATGTTAATACGTTGGGAACATCTCGGGTTTTGCTTTCGACTGGTCGCGCGGTTACTGCAAATGTTTCACGCCATGCACTGGCAGCATCTATTGCGAACAAAGGCCCTTTAAAGCAACTTTTCGGAGTCGGAGTAAAAGGAGCAGAGCAGAGCTTGGCACGTCTTCAGGCTGGCGGAGCGCTGCCGCAAGGATTGACGCGAGAAATGCTGATAACCTACCAGAAAATCGCGCAACAAACAATCGCTGCAGGGAAGGACGCCGCAGGCACGCAGGCGGCACGGCTGAAAGTGATCAAAGAAGCTCTGAGAAACTTTGATTAA